AAGAAGTTGAAACATTGGATGAACTAAAAGCTAAGTATCGTAAGGAACTGGAAGCTACTAAAGAGACTGCATACAATGATGCTGTTGAAGCAGCAGCTATTGACTTAGCGGTCGCTAATGCTGAAATCGTTGAATTGCCGGAAGAAATGATTCATGATGAGGTCCAACGTGCGATGCAAGAATTCATGGGTAATATGCAGCGCCAAGGGATTTCATCAGAGATGTACTTCCAATTGACAGGTACAACTGAAGAGGATCTTCGCAAGCAATACGAAGCGGATGCTGACAAACGCGTAAAAACAAACCTTGTTATTGAAGCAGTTGCTAAAGCAGAAGGCTTTGAAGCGACAGATGAAGAAATTGAAAAAGAAATTTCTGATCTTGCAACAGAATACAAGATGGAAGCTGAGCAAGTGCGCTCTCTTCTTTCACCAGATATGCTCAAACATGACATTGCAATGAAAAAAGCGGTTAACGTTATTACTGATTCTGCTAAAGTTAAATAAAAAATAAAAGCTAGATGGGAGAAACATCTGGCTTTTTGAGTGCAAAAAATGTGATTTTTTATGATCTAATGTATTAAGGATAATATACCCGTGGTGCTAGTAAAAATCCTAGGCTATAAGCAAAGATAACCTGTTCTAATCAAAGCCCCAAACCTTCTAAACTTCTCACTAATGGTCTTTCCATATCAAACTCAGAACATAGAACTGAGAATTGTGTTTCAATGGTTAGTCTTTCGGCTTTGATCCTCCCCTGATTATGCTGTTTAGCTTTTGCCATATTTGAGTCCAAAAACAGTAGCCTTTCTGTGTTAGAGATTGTTTTAAGGCCTCACTAAGGGAACCTCAGTCAGCTAAAAAACGGGAAAGATTGTGTTCTCAAGCAGTTCTTCGGCCACTCAGATGCTGGTGTCACGACATAGTTCAAATAAATCCTGACAGGTCACCAGCGTATGGGCTTTAAAGCCGTAAAACCACATCTCTTTTGAAGGATTATAGGCAACAGCCAAATACGAACCTTATAATTGCGAGCTGGCGAACAAACGGCTAGCGGAAAGCTATCCATGATGACGATATCGTCCTAATCAAATGGCCCCGTCATGCCTTGATAAATTCACCTTAATAAAGGAATAAGATACCGAGCTCTTCGGTAGAATCGGGTTCGCTCTAAGCCGGTTTTCACAAGCAACACTTGACATAGTCAATAAAATCAGTATTGGAATTTGCTGTCAAGTTCAACTTGAAGCGCTAAAAGGACAAGAATGGAGCTGTTGCTAATTTTACAATGATTGATATTTCGACGCTGCGCCAGTTCTGTAGAGGCATAGCGTCGATAATAGCAAGAAAACATTGCCTTTAATTGTTTCATAACTAGCACCATGGATAATAATATGATAAAAAGCAGCGTTCATATCTTGTTTTGTGTTTAAAAAACCTGTATTTCAAAAAAAGAGAATGTAGAAAAAGTCTTCTTTTGAGACTTTCCTTAGGTGATACGGACGGTAGCGACTTCCTTCGGAATTCCATACCTAAGATTTGAGCCTAAGGTCTCAAATCTTCCGAGTGCCTGAAACTTTAAAGTTTCAGGCACTTTTATCACGGCGGAAAATCTCGTTTAAAGCTCGCTTCGCTCGCAAATAAGAAAAATTTAAATTGAAATTTGCAGAGCTCAAAATTTTTTTACGTTGGAAAATAGGTTTGTCTTCAATCTGAAATATTTTATTTGTAAAATATTCGTACTTAGTTTTTTATTTCGAACGGCTTTTTGCATTATTGTTACAAAGAAAGACTGGTGGGCATTATGCGTAATTTGTGATAGTTGATTTGATGAGATTTACTATCTTAGGATTTTAAATAAAGATACTTCCCTTTTATCAGTTTTGAAAGAAGAATTAACCTTTGACGAATAATACATTTTAGCGTAAAATAGTAAGGAACGATAATTATAGATAATCGGATTATTGTGGGGATTTAGCCTTGACCGATTATGATAAGGAGAACCACTTTGGAATTAGAAGTATTTGCTGGACAAGAAAAAAATGAATTGTCAATGATTGAAGTTGCCCGTGCCATTTTAGAAGAACGTGGCCGAGATAAAGAAATGTATTTTAGTGATCTCGTTAATGCTATTCAAGTTTATTTAGAAAAGTCAGATGCAGACATTCGTGAAGCTTTACCGTTTTTCTATTCAGACTTAAACACAGATGGCAGCTTTATCCCACTTGGTGAAAACAAATGGGGTCTGCGATCTTGGTATGGTATTGATGAAATTGATGAAGAGATTGTGACACTTGAAGAAGATGAAGACGGTGCACCAAAACATAAGAGGAAACGTGTTAATGCCTTTATGGATGGTGATGAGGATGCTATTGATTACAGTGATGACGATCCTGAAGATGAAAGTTTTAATACCGCTGAAGAGAATACAGAATATGATGAGGAAGATCCAGATGATGAAAAGTCCGAGGTTGAATCCTATGATTCTGAAATCAATGAAATCATTCCAGATGAAGATTTAGACGAAAATGTTGATTTAGATGAAGAAGATGACGATTATTCTGATGATGAGGAAGATGAAGAAGGAGAATAAATTTCTTCATTGACAAAATTCATAAGATAGTTTATATTATTTATTGGGCACCTCTTTTGAGGTCAGAATAAGCTCTCTACTTGTAGGGGGCATTTTTTCATTTTCCTCACAATATAAAACAAAGGAGCATTTAATGACAAAATATATTTTTGTAACAGGTGGTGTCGTTTCGTCAATTGGTAAGGGAATTGTTGCTGCAAGTCTTGGACGTCTTTTGAAAAATCGTGGGCTTAAAGTAACCATTCAAAAATTTGATCCGTATATTAATATTGATCCTGGAACAATGAGTCCTTATCAGCATGGTGAAGTTTATGTGACTGATGATGGTGCTGAAACTGATCTTGACCTTGGACATTACGAACGTTTCATTGATATTAATCTGAATAAATATTCAAATGTTACAACAGGAAAGATATATAGCGAGGTTCTGCGTAAAGAACGTAAAGGTGAATATCTTGGAGCAACTGTTCAAGTTATTCCCCATATTACAGATGCTCTAAAAGAAAAAATTAAACGTGCAGCTACAACAACAGACTCAGATGTTATTATCACTGAAGTTGGTGGTACGGTTGGTGATATTGAAAGCTTGCCCTTCCTTGAAGCCCTTCGTCAAATGAAAGCTGATGTGGGTGCTGATAATGTCATGTATATTCATACGACTTTGCTTCCTTATCTCAAAGCTGCAGGAGAAATGAAAACAAAACCAACCCAACACTCTGTTAAAGAGCTGCGTGGTTTGGGAATTCAACCTAATATGCTTGTTATTCGGACAGAACAGCCAGCCGGACAAGGTATTAAAAATAAATTAGCTCAATTCTGTGATGTTGCTCCAGAAGCTGTTATTGAATCACTTGATGTGGATCATCTTTATCAAATTCCGTTAAATCTTCAAGCACAAAATATGGATCAGATTGTTTGCGATCACTTAAAACTGGATGTGCCTGTTGCCGATATGACCGAATGGTCAGCAATGGTTGATAAGGTTATGAATCTCAAGAAAAAGACTAAGATTGCTCTAGTTGGGAAATATGTAGAATTGCCAGATGCTTATTTATCAGTCGTTGAAGCTCTTAAGCATTCGGGCTATGTCAATGATACAGCCATTGATCTCAATTGGATTAATGCTAATGAAGTCACTCCTGAAACGGTTGCTGATTTGCTGGGAGATGCTGATGGTATTATTGTTCCGGGTGGATTTGGCCATCGTGGGACAGAAGGGAAAATAGAAGCTATTCGTTATGCGCGTGAAAACGATGTGCCTATGCTAGGAATCTGTCTTGGCATGCAATTGACTTGTGTTGAATATGCTCGTCATGTCCTTAACCTTGAAGGAGCTAATTCTGCGGAATTGGATCCAGATACCAAATATCCAGTTATTGATATTATGCGCGATCAGATTGATATTGAGGATATGGGAGGAACGCTTCGCCTTGGCCTTTATCCATGTAAATTGAAATCAGGCAGCAAAACAGCATCAGCTTATAGCAATCAAGAGGTCGTACAGCGCCGTCACCGTCATCGTTATGAATTTAATAATGCCTTTCGTCAGCAATTTGAGGAGGCTGGTTTCGTATTTTCAGGAGTATCACCAGATAATCGCTTGGTAGAAGTGGTGGAATTGTCAGATAAAAAATTTTTTGTTGCAGCTCAATATCATCCAGAATTACAGTCTCGTCCGAATCGTCCGGAAGAACTTTATACAGCTTTTATTACTGCAGCGGTTGAAAACAGTCAGGCACATTAATTGATAGAAAAATGAGTTACTTGACATAGCTTTCAGTAAAAAGAATAAAGAGATTCCATGTAGATTAAACTTTTGCTTATAAAGAAACACCTTCTTAAATCTAGTAAATGAGATTTAAGAAGGTGTTTCTTTTTTTGGATCATTATTACAGCTAATCGTTCAATTCAAAAATGAATAAATCATATTAGCTATTACAAAAATACATTCCAGCATAAAAATTCCAAAACAGAGAAGCTTGACAGTACCGCTTCGGCTATACTTAGAAATTAAGACTAATACTGCGAAACTTAATAGTATGAACGAGTAAATAATAAACATCATATATTCAGCACAACCTCTTTATAATGGCGTATTGTAACCAACCCCCAACAACTACTACGCCAACCTTCACCTTGGAATTGAACAAGACAATCAGCATCCAAAGATTCAAACTTTTCAAAAGCTAAACTATTCATACTGAATCTCCTTTAAATAAATATGGTTTCTATACCCGTTATAGTTAAAGAAATTGGCTGCCAACAAAACGAATACACGTATAGTTTAGTTTTTTTCAAGAAAAATTCAAGAGGATTTTATCATTGTAATGAAATATTTATTATTTAGACATTATTGTGTTATTTTTCTGTTTTTTTAAGTTTTTTGCCATGCAAAATTATTTTTTAGCAGCTATTATTGTATTAAATAGCTTAAAGTAATAACGAATTTGATTGTATTAAGTCACTTTGAGTAATGAGGAGATTACTATAATTTCAAGGGAAAAATGTTGACGTTTTATAGATATATTTTTCAGTATCAAAAGTTTTGATTTTACTTTGGTGGTTTCAATTGACCTTTTTAAGATTTGACACTCAAATGAAAAAAGTGAAAAAACTCTTGACACTATCTTTGTTAGTTGATATAATTTAAAAAGTTGCTACGCGGGGATGGCGGAATTGGCAGACGCGCAAGACTAAGGATCTTGTGACCGCTTTTGGTCGTGAGGGTTCAAGTCCCTCTCTCCGCAAAGTGAGCTGACTGTTCAAGTCAGCTTTTTTTGTTGTCTAGGTCAGTTAGAGAAAAGGTTGAAACTTTTGATAAGGGCTGGCAATTTTACTGTAAAAGTGATAAAATAAACAACGTAATGGGTTTGACCCAAAAAATATTTAGGAGGCCTTTAAAAATGGCAATCGTTTCAGCAGAAAAATTTGTCCAAGCAGCTCGTGATAATGGTTATGCTGTCGGTGGATTTAACACTAACAACCTTGAATGGACTCAAGCTATCTTGCGTGCAGCAGAAGCTAAAAAAGCTCCTGTTCTCATTCAAACTTCTATGGGTGCTGCCAAATATATGGGTGGTTATAAACTTTGTAAAGTTCTTATCGAAACTCTTGTAGAATCAATGGGAATCACTGTACCAGTTGCTATCCACCTTGACCATGGTCATTATGAAGATGCTCTTGAATGTATCGAAGTTGGCTATACTTCAATTATGTTTGATGGTTCTCATCTTCCAGTTGAAGAAAACCTTGAAAAAGCTAAAGAAGTTGTTGCAAAAGCACATGCTAAAGGTATTTCAGTAGAAGCTGAAGTTGGTACTATCGGTGGTGAAGAAGATGGTATCATCGGCCGCGGTGAATTGGCACCAATTGATGACGCTAAAGCAATGGTCGAAACCGGTATTGATTTCTTGGCAGCTGGTATTGGTAATATTCACGGTCCGTACCCAGCAAATTGGGAAGGTCTTGACCTTGATCATTTGAAAAAATTGACAGAGGCTGTTTCAGGTTTCCCAATTGTACTTCACGGTGGTTCAGGTATTCCTGATGACCAAATCCGCGCAGCAATTAAACTTGGTGTTGCCAAAGTTAACGTTAATACTGAATGTCAAATCGCATTTGCTAATGCTACACGTAAATTTGCTGCTGAATACGAAGCAAATGAAGCAGAATACGACAAGAAAAAACTCTTTGACCCACGTAAATTCTTGAAACCAGGTTTTGAAGCTATTACAGAAGCGGTTGAAGAACGTATTGATGTCTTTGGTTCAGAAGGTAAAGCTTAATTACTTGGTTAACAAATTGAAAGATTCTCTTTCCCTAGACTGAGGAAATCCTATTTTGGATAATTTCTTCAGTCTTTTTGTTTTCTCTTTTGAGGGAGGCACAAGATTAAAATTAGAATTAATGATGCACCATGGATAAACGAAAAAGTATAGTAAAAATTAAGGCTTGAAATCTAGAAACTACAAAAAATCATTATAGAAAATCAGAAAGGGTCTCTTGACAATATGGAACGTTCCATGTATAATATAATCACTAAAACGCTTACACTTAAAGTAGTTTTTTGAGAGAAATTGAACGTTCAATATTTTAAGGAGGAATTTATTATGACAGTTGTTGAGGCTAGAGTAGATCAAAGATTAATCCATGGAATTGTAGTGAATCAGTGGAATTCGAAACTGAATCCTAAACGGTTTATGATTATTGATGATATTGTAAGCAATCAGCCAGAGATAAAAAATTCTATGAGGATGGCGAAGCCCTCTGGGAAAAGCATGAGTATTATTGATACACAAAAGGCTATTGCAAATTTCAAAAATGGTAATTATGATAAGCAAGATGTGTTTATCATTGTCAAAGAACCTTCTACTTTGCTTAAATTACTTGACAATGGTATTTCTATTCCCAGAGTAAACTTAGGAATTGTGTTTGCTGATGATGTTAGGACAAATGTCAGTAAGTTCGTAAATCTGAATCAATCTGAAGTAAATGAATTGAAGAAAATTGAGGAACGTGGAATTCCAATCATCATTCAATATATTCCGGATGATTCTGTAATTGTCTTTGAAAAGGCAATAGAAAATAAAAAATTTAAATGAGAGGGAACAAAAATGTCAATAGAGTTTATTCAAAATATTTTAGTTATTTTATTGTCAGCCTACGTGGTAATGGATAATCTTGGAATTACAATTTTTAATTATTGGGCTGTAACAACAGGCATGCTTGTTGGTTTAATAATGGGGGATATCAATACAGGACTTTTAATTGGAGGGACTTTTCAATTAATGTCTTTAGGTGTTGCTGGGCTAGGCGGAGCTTCCGTTCCGGATTATGGACTTGCTGCTCTTGTTGGTACGTTTTTGGCAATTAGGACAGGATCGGGTTTGTCTACTGCGGTAGCAGTTGGCTTACCAGTAGGTTTATTAGCGATTAATTTTGATGTTTTAGTAAAAATTTTAAATAATTTTGTGGCACATAAAATGCAAAGATTAGCTCATGAAGGCAAATATAAACAAATGTTATTATGGGGTTGGATCGGACCAATAATGTTTATGTTAAAAAGTGTTATTATTGTCACTATTATTGTGACAGTAGGTCCAGGAGTTATCAAATCCATTTTAAATATTATTCCACAATGGGTTACAGATGGTTTAAATATTGCTGGTGGAATGTTACCGGTATTGGGGATTGCACTGTTATTACACTATATGCCTGCAAAGAAATACTTATGGGCAGTTTTAATAGGATTTGTACTTAGTACCTACTTAAAAGTTCCAATCATTGGGGTCTCAATTGTTGGTGCTGCAGCTGCAATTTTGATTTATCAAAGTAAAGCTGAAGAAATTGTTACTTCAAAAGAAAAAATGAGCTCTTTAAGCATTATTAATGAAGGAGATTATGATGAATAAAAAAGAAATTAATAATATTATTACAAAACGTGATCGTCACAATGCTATTCTCAGATGGATGTTTATGGGTTCAGCATTATATAACTATGAAACAGGGCAAGCAAGCTCAGTTGTTTGGTCCTTAGCTAAATTGCTAAGAAAAATATATCCAAATGATGAGGAATACAAAGAAGCATTGGATAATCATTTTAATTATTTTAATACAACGACTGCAATGGCAAATATTATACTTGGGGCAACAACTGCCATGGAAGAAAAGGATGGAATTCAAACTAAGGACGCAGTTAAATCATTAAAAACTTCTCTTATGGGACCTTTTGCAGGAATTGGGGACACCATTATCTGGGTTTTATTACCAACCATCATGGGTTCTATTTCGGGCTATATGGCAGTTAAAGGCAATCCTTTAGGTACGATTGCATGGATTATTATTGGAGCCCTTTTATTTTGGATACGTATTAAATTATTTGATATTGGTTATACATCAGGTGTGAAGTTAGTCACTAATTTCAGTGATAAGTTGTCTCTTTTTACAGAAGCCATGTCAGCTTTTGGTCTGATGGTTGTTGGAACATTGGTATCTACAGTCGTAAAAGTATATACGCCTTTAACTTTCAAGGCTGGGAAGGTAACCTTGTTAGTGCAAGAGAAAATTTTAGATGCTATTATGCCTTCCCTACTTGCAGTGGTGTTGACATATGTTGTTTACAAAATGCTTGAGTCTAAATGGTGGACGCCTACTAAAATAATTATGGCAATTATTATTGTTTCATTGCTAGGAGCATATACAGGAATTTTAGGTGTAAAATGATGGAAAGAAGAATCATCATAGCTTCTCATAATCATATGGCATCAGGTCTAAAAAGTACCATAGAATTTCTAGCTGGTATCCAGAATAATATAGTAACATTAGATGCCTATACTGATGGGAAACCGATTGGAGATAAAATCGAGAAAATTTTTAATGATTTTCCCCAAGAATGTGAAGTCGTTATTTTTACTGATTTACTCTCGGGATCTGTTAATCAAAAATTTTTTCCATATAGAGTTAGGGAACATGTACATCTGATAACAGGAATGAACTTACCTATTATTTTAGCCATGGTTTTGAATCATCAGGAAGTATATCTGGAAGAAGAACAGGTAAGTTATATGGTTCAGGAGGCGCGTTCATCATTAGTGTATGTAAATGAAATGAATTTAAATGATGAGGGGGATGAGTGATGGAAAAAATAATTAGAGAAGGTTCAGTACGCTTTTCAATTATTACAAATTCACTTCTAAGAATTGAGGAAGATATTGAAAAAGTATTTGAAGATCGTCCTTCAACAACAGTACTAAATCGTTCCTTTGGAGAAGTTAATGCGGAGATAATCCGAAATCATAATAATCATATCTTGGAAATAGTGACTCCCTCGTTTCACTTGTATTATGATGGTGGCTCTCTATCTCCAATATCATTATACGTAGATATTAAAAAGTCCAGTTCTCTTTATCATAATAGATGGTTTTTTGGTAAGAAAAATGGGACAAAAAATCTTAAGGGGACTGTCAGAACTTTGGATCGTGCCGATGGTGAAGTTCCTCTGGAAGACGGTCTTATGTCTAAAGATGGTTTTAGTTCTTTAGATGATTCAACAAATTTTTTATATATAAAAGACTCAGATTCATTTGTGGCAAGAAGAAAGGGAACGGTAGATTTATACCTATTTTGCTATGGGAGGGATTATCAAGATGAGTTAACTGATTTTTATCGCTTAACTGGTTTTCCGCCGATGTTACCAAGATTTGCTCTTGGCAATTGGTGGAGCAGATTTTTCCCCTACACACAAGACGGATATATAGAATTGATGCGCCAATTTAATAAGAGGCTAATACCAATCAGTGTTTCAGTTCTAGATATGGACTGGCATAGAAGAAAAATTCCTCAAAAATACGGTTCGGGATGGACGGGGTATTCATGGAATAGAGATTTATTTCCAAACCCTAAAGAATTTATAGACTGGCTTCATACTGATGGGAAAAAAGTAGCTCTAAATGTACATCCAGCGGCAGGGATTCGTGCATTTGAAGATCAGTATAAAGAGGTTGCTAAAAGACTTCGCTTAAATGTAGATACTGAAGAGCCTGCAACCTTCGATTTGGAGGATGAAACATTTAGAAAAGTTTACTTTGAAAATATTCATCATCCCTTAGAAAGAGAAGGAGTAGATTTTTGGTGGATTGATTGGCAACAAGGAGCAGCAAAAACACTAGATAAGATGGATCCATTATGGTTATTAAATTACTATCATTATGAAGATAATAAAAAGTCGCATAATGGTGGATTAACGTTAAGTAGATATGCTGGACCGGGCTCTCATCGGTATCCCGTGGGGTTCTCGGGTGATACAGTGATTTCTTGGGACTCTCTATCATTTCAACCGTATTTTACAAGTACGGCGGCAAACATTGGTTACACTTGGTGGAGTCACGATATTGGAGGCCATATGAAAGGTCGTTTTGATGGAGAATTGGCTACAAGATGGATCCAATTTGGCGTGTTTAGCCCGATTAATCGTCTGCATTCTTCAGATAATAGATTTTCTGGAAAAGAACCTTGGAATTATAGAAGAGATTTTGAAGAGGCGCAAGAATATTTTTTAAGATTGAGGGCTAAGTTGATACCTTATATTGATACAGCTAATTATAAAACACATGCTTTTGGTATACCAATAAACAGACCCTTATATTATGAATGGCCCGAACAAGAAAAGGCTTATCAGTTTAAGAATGAATATCTATTTGGTTCTGAAATGATTGTTTCTCCAATTACAAGACCGCATGATAAAGTAACACAAAGCTCCTTTAGCGAAACATGGCTTCCAAAAGGCGAGTGGGTTGATTACTTCACACATCTTGTATATAAAGGAAATACTGTTATTAAGACCTATCGTAATTTAGATAGCTTTCCTGTGTTTGTTAGAAAAGGCAGTATCATTGTCACCAATCAAAATTATATGTCTTATGCTGATGTACTACCTGATAAGATCAATATTGAGATATTTACAGGCAAAGATGCTGCTTTTGATCTCTATGAAAATAGTCAAGGAACTGTGGCAAAAACGTCATTTAATTGGAATGAGGCATCTCAAAAATTAGATATTATTGTAGATGATCCTCATAAAATAATTCCTAAGACGAGAACCTTTAGTAAGACTATACACAAATTTCATATTGATGATGTTTTTGATGAAATTGACAAACGTTTAAAACAGGCATATACTGAATTTAATTTAAAACAACAGATATATGATGCTTTTATCGATTGTGATTATGAATACGGAAGTTTCATAAATCTACTAAATACAGTGGAGGATATAGATTTACGCAATAGTATAAGTGAGATAGCTTATATTAGAGAATCTTATAATAAATAAATGAAAAGAAATCCTACAATCAATGATGTAGCTCAACTGGCTAATGTCAGTCGAGGAACTGTATCAAACTATATCAATGGTATTACTATTCGAGAAGAGAACAAGGCTAAAATTGAAAAAGCAATTGCAGAGTTGAAATATGTTCCCAATGCTAGAGCTCGGGAGTTAAAAACATCAAAAACATCGACTGTTGTGCTAATTGTACCAACGACGTGGAGTCCTTTTTTTGCAGAGTTGGTTTATAGAATGCAAGTTGAATTGGATCGAATTGGTTTTAAAATGATATTGGCCAATTCTCATGCAGATCCTGATGAAGAAGAAGAAATTCTTCGCATGGCATCCTTGAATCAGGTTACAGGTGTGATTACGATGTCCTATTCCAATATTTATAATTTCATAAATATTGGGAAGAAATTAAATTTGGTTTCCATTGAACGTTTTATTTCAGAAGATGTCCCTCTTATTACCAGTGATAATTATGGTGGAGGTCAATTAGCTGCTGAGAAATTGATCACATTTGGTTCAAAACGGTTCTTACTTTTGAGAAGAAAAACAAATCATTATAATGCGACTGATAAACGGACAGAAGGTTTTTTACATATTATGAAAGAAAATAATCTTCCTGTTGACATTTTTGAGGCTTCTTTAAAAGAGAATTATATTGAAGAATTTATCCATTATTTGAAAACTCATTTTTCTGGAGATGTCTTAACTTTTGATGGCATATTTGGTGTAACTGATGAATATGCTGTCATTGCTAAACAAGTGCTTTTTGAGCTAAATCCCTCTTATTTAAACAAAGTGAACATTATAGGGTTTGATGGCTCAAAGTCGCAAGAAAAAGGCAGTTATCAAATTGCTTCCATTAGGCAGCCAGTGGAAGCAATGGTGAAGGCAGCTGTCAAAGTTTTAAAAAAGTTAATTGATGGCGAGGAGGTTCCAAGTCATTATAGTAAGGTATTTGATGTTAGTTTTGTTGAGCCTGAAAGGTTAGTGTAAATCTGGTAATAGATAAACCGGGAATAAAATAGTCAAGTGAACGAAATAGTTTACAGAGGATTTATGCTTATTTTATATAGGTAATACCCGTGGTGCTAGTAAAAAAATCCTAGGTTATAGGCAAAGATAGTCTGCTCTAACCAAGGCTCCAACCCCTTTAAACTTCTCGCTAATGGCCTTTCGATGTCAAACTCAGAACATAAAACTGAAAATCGCGCTTCAATGGTTCTCCTTTCAGCCTTGAGCCTCCAATACAGAGGCTGGCGTCACACCATAATTGACAATAAATCCTGACAAGGTCACCAGCATATGGGCTTTAAAGCCGTAAAAGCACATCTTTTTTGGAGGATTGTAGGCCACAGTTACTTGATTTACTTGATCCCTAAAACTACGAACCTTGTCGTTGCGAGCTGGTAAACAAACAGGTATGGGAAAGCTATCCCTGATCACCATATCATCCTGATGGAATGGCTCGGTCATGCCTTGATGAATAAGCTTCAATAAGGGAATCAAATACCGAGCTCTTCAATAAAATCGGGTTCTCTCTAAGCCAGTTTTTACAAGAAATATCTGGCATAGCTGATAGAATTGACGTTGAGATTTGAGGCCG
This region of Streptococcus mutans genomic DNA includes:
- a CDS encoding CTP synthase; the encoded protein is MTKYIFVTGGVVSSIGKGIVAASLGRLLKNRGLKVTIQKFDPYINIDPGTMSPYQHGEVYVTDDGAETDLDLGHYERFIDINLNKYSNVTTGKIYSEVLRKERKGEYLGATVQVIPHITDALKEKIKRAATTTDSDVIITEVGGTVGDIESLPFLEALRQMKADVGADNVMYIHTTLLPYLKAAGEMKTKPTQHSVKELRGLGIQPNMLVIRTEQPAGQGIKNKLAQFCDVAPEAVIESLDVDHLYQIPLNLQAQNMDQIVCDHLKLDVPVADMTEWSAMVDKVMNLKKKTKIALVGKYVELPDAYLSVVEALKHSGYVNDTAIDLNWINANEVTPETVADLLGDADGIIVPGGFGHRGTEGKIEAIRYARENDVPMLGICLGMQLTCVEYARHVLNLEGANSAELDPDTKYPVIDIMRDQIDIEDMGGTLRLGLYPCKLKSGSKTASAYSNQEVVQRRHRHRYEFNNAFRQQFEEAGFVFSGVSPDNRLVEVVELSDKKFFVAAQYHPELQSRPNRPEELYTAFITAAVENSQAH
- a CDS encoding PTS sugar transporter subunit IIA is translated as MERRIIIASHNHMASGLKSTIEFLAGIQNNIVTLDAYTDGKPIGDKIEKIFNDFPQECEVVIFTDLLSGSVNQKFFPYRVREHVHLITGMNLPIILAMVLNHQEVYLEEEQVSYMVQEARSSLVYVNEMNLNDEGDE
- a CDS encoding PTS mannose/fructose/sorbose/N-acetylgalactosamine transporter subunit IIC, yielding MSIEFIQNILVILLSAYVVMDNLGITIFNYWAVTTGMLVGLIMGDINTGLLIGGTFQLMSLGVAGLGGASVPDYGLAALVGTFLAIRTGSGLSTAVAVGLPVGLLAINFDVLVKILNNFVAHKMQRLAHEGKYKQMLLWGWIGPIMFMLKSVIIVTIIVTVGPGVIKSILNIIPQWVTDGLNIAGGMLPVLGIALLLHYMPAKKYLWAVLIGFVLSTYLKVPIIGVSIVGAAAAILIYQSKAEEIVTSKEKMSSLSIINEGDYDE
- a CDS encoding class II fructose-bisphosphate aldolase, whose protein sequence is MAIVSAEKFVQAARDNGYAVGGFNTNNLEWTQAILRAAEAKKAPVLIQTSMGAAKYMGGYKLCKVLIETLVESMGITVPVAIHLDHGHYEDALECIEVGYTSIMFDGSHLPVEENLEKAKEVVAKAHAKGISVEAEVGTIGGEEDGIIGRGELAPIDDAKAMVETGIDFLAAGIGNIHGPYPANWEGLDLDHLKKLTEAVSGFPIVLHGGSGIPDDQIRAAIKLGVAKVNVNTECQIAFANATRKFAAEYEANEAEYDKKKLFDPRKFLKPGFEAITEAVEERIDVFGSEGKA
- a CDS encoding PTS system mannose/fructose/N-acetylgalactosamine-transporter subunit IIB gives rise to the protein MTVVEARVDQRLIHGIVVNQWNSKLNPKRFMIIDDIVSNQPEIKNSMRMAKPSGKSMSIIDTQKAIANFKNGNYDKQDVFIIVKEPSTLLKLLDNGISIPRVNLGIVFADDVRTNVSKFVNLNQSEVNELKKIEERGIPIIIQYIPDDSVIVFEKAIENKKFK
- a CDS encoding PTS system mannose/fructose/sorbose family transporter subunit IID; the protein is MNKKEINNIITKRDRHNAILRWMFMGSALYNYETGQASSVVWSLAKLLRKIYPNDEEYKEALDNHFNYFNTTTAMANIILGATTAMEEKDGIQTKDAVKSLKTSLMGPFAGIGDTIIWVLLPTIMGSISGYMAVKGNPLGTIAWIIIGALLFWIRIKLFDIGYTSGVKLVTNFSDKLSLFTEAMSAFGLMVVGTLVSTVVKVYTPLTFKAGKVTLLVQEKILDAIMPSLLAVVLTYVVYKMLESKWWTPTKIIMAIIIVSLLGAYTGILGVK
- the rpoE gene encoding DNA-directed RNA polymerase subunit delta, yielding MELEVFAGQEKNELSMIEVARAILEERGRDKEMYFSDLVNAIQVYLEKSDADIREALPFFYSDLNTDGSFIPLGENKWGLRSWYGIDEIDEEIVTLEEDEDGAPKHKRKRVNAFMDGDEDAIDYSDDDPEDESFNTAEENTEYDEEDPDDEKSEVESYDSEINEIIPDEDLDENVDLDEEDDDYSDDEEDEEGE